The proteins below are encoded in one region of Reichenbachiella sp. 5M10:
- a CDS encoding cytochrome c translates to MMKLNTYIKGIAVAVGAYVLTSCAAGVDETGVEYAPQMYHSVPYEGLAQVTDTEAGRWLTSQEGGPAEFYTSNPNNPHAMNMREPVTNTVRRGESLPYRIPKDSIELAGRVMTNPLPETDEVLAEGKVLFTRFCWHCHGDQGLGDGPVGQKFKGVTPYTSRAVKDKPEGHIFHVITYGKGRMGSHASQLSIEERWKIVRYVQTLQKQ, encoded by the coding sequence ATGATGAAATTGAATACATATATTAAAGGAATTGCAGTTGCAGTGGGAGCTTATGTGCTGACGTCATGTGCTGCGGGAGTAGATGAAACGGGTGTGGAATATGCTCCACAGATGTATCACTCAGTTCCTTACGAAGGTTTGGCACAGGTCACAGATACAGAAGCTGGTAGATGGTTGACTTCTCAAGAAGGAGGCCCTGCTGAGTTCTATACTTCAAATCCTAATAACCCTCATGCAATGAACATGAGAGAACCTGTGACTAATACGGTACGAAGAGGTGAATCACTGCCTTATAGAATACCAAAGGATTCTATTGAATTGGCAGGTAGAGTGATGACCAATCCACTCCCGGAGACTGACGAAGTACTGGCAGAAGGGAAAGTTCTTTTTACACGATTTTGCTGGCATTGTCATGGTGATCAAGGTCTGGGCGATGGCCCTGTAGGACAGAAGTTCAAAGGGGTGACTCCATATACATCTAGAGCAGTGAAGGACAAGCCTGAAGGGCATATTTTTCACGTGATCACTTACGGTAAAGGCAGAATGGGCTCACATGCTTCGCAGCTCAGTATTGAGGAACGATGGAAAATCGTTCGTTATGTTCAAACTCTTCAAAAACAATAA
- the nrfD gene encoding NrfD/PsrC family molybdoenzyme membrane anchor subunit translates to MHAEAVVRKPLVTGGKTVHDVTDDICSRVEEKPAKSWLLAMAISLGLLTFGAYAVFRLVWDGIGSWGLNKTVGWAWDITNFVWWVGIGHAGTLISAILLLFRQRWRMSINRAAEAMTIFAVICALQFPLLHMGRPWIGGIWALPLPNTYGSLWVNFNSPLLWDVFAISTYFSVSLVFWYIGLIPDFATIRDRATGLRQKIYGTLSFGWDGAAKTWSRYETVALVLAGLATPLVLSVHTIVSFDFATSVIPGWHTTIFPPYFVAGAIFSGFAMVLTLLLVTRRVYKLEDYITMQHMELMNIIIMVTGSIVGVAYITELFIAWYSGVEGEQYAFLNRVSGPYAWAYFSMMTCNVISPQLFWFKKIRTNIAATFVISIIVNIGMWFERFVIIVTSLHRDFLPSSWAMFYPTWVDMGVYIFTFGLFFTLFFLFAKFFPVINMAEVKSIVKATGEKTDK, encoded by the coding sequence ATGCACGCAGAAGCAGTAGTTCGTAAACCTCTCGTCACAGGGGGGAAAACAGTTCACGACGTAACTGACGACATTTGCAGTAGAGTAGAGGAGAAACCAGCCAAGTCTTGGTTGCTAGCCATGGCGATATCGCTTGGCTTGTTGACCTTCGGCGCTTATGCTGTCTTCCGTCTCGTATGGGATGGTATTGGTAGCTGGGGTCTGAATAAGACTGTCGGCTGGGCCTGGGATATCACCAACTTTGTATGGTGGGTAGGTATTGGTCACGCCGGTACATTGATCTCAGCCATTTTGTTGCTTTTCAGACAGCGATGGAGAATGTCTATCAACAGAGCAGCAGAAGCAATGACCATTTTTGCGGTTATTTGTGCTTTGCAGTTTCCACTTCTCCACATGGGGCGACCATGGATTGGAGGAATTTGGGCTCTGCCATTACCGAACACCTATGGGTCACTTTGGGTAAACTTCAATTCCCCGCTTCTTTGGGATGTGTTTGCGATTTCAACTTATTTTTCGGTTTCTCTCGTCTTTTGGTATATCGGTTTGATTCCCGATTTTGCTACGATCAGAGATAGAGCGACGGGACTAAGACAAAAAATATACGGAACCTTGAGTTTTGGATGGGATGGTGCCGCCAAGACTTGGTCTAGGTACGAAACCGTTGCCTTAGTATTGGCGGGGTTGGCAACACCTCTTGTACTATCTGTTCACACCATTGTATCCTTTGACTTTGCTACTTCGGTGATACCTGGATGGCATACGACGATTTTTCCTCCATACTTTGTGGCAGGAGCGATCTTCTCTGGATTTGCCATGGTATTGACGTTGCTTTTGGTGACACGCCGAGTGTACAAATTGGAAGACTATATTACAATGCAGCACATGGAGTTGATGAACATCATCATCATGGTGACAGGGTCTATTGTAGGAGTGGCCTACATTACTGAGCTTTTCATTGCTTGGTATTCTGGAGTAGAGGGAGAGCAGTACGCATTCCTCAATAGAGTAAGTGGTCCTTACGCATGGGCATATTTCTCTATGATGACTTGTAACGTGATCTCCCCACAACTGTTCTGGTTCAAGAAAATCAGAACAAACATTGCAGCGACATTTGTGATTTCAATCATTGTGAACATCGGGATGTGGTTTGAGCGATTTGTAATTATTGTTACTTCACTTCATAGAGACTTCTTGCCTTCTTCTTGGGCGATGTTCTACCCTACTTGGGTGGATATGGGTGTGTATATTTTCACATTTGGATTGTTTTTTACACTCTTCTTCTTGTTTGCTAAGTTCTTCCCTGTGATCAACATGGCTGAGGTGAAAAGTATTGTAAAAGCTACTGGAGAAAAAACTGACAAATAA
- a CDS encoding TAT-variant-translocated molybdopterin oxidoreductase gives MKETKKQYWKGLEELTKNPEFEKNAEKEFPEYLPINGESEGNGASRRDFLKLMGFGVAAASLAACETPVRKAIPYLNKPTDVDPGIPNYYASTYVNGSDYCSVVVKTREGRPIKIGGNKLSSISAGGTSSQVEASVLSLYDKERLTGPELNGKATTWADLDKEVVAKLSAAGKIALVSNSVFSPSTLAAIDELKAKYAGVEHFQYDQVSFSGMLAANEQSFGKRVVPSYDFSQADTIVSFDADFLGNWMNHTLHSKQFAQTRKLSDKKKTMSRLYSFESNLSLTGSNADYRVAIKPSQQAAYIANLYNLLAAKAGASSITAPKVADSAVLGRAAKDLWASKGKSLIVSGSNDANVQMIVNGINSLLGCYGTTIDLSSVVNTRKGNDKEIVNFIKSLNAGNYDGVLFYNCNPVYDHALGAQLAEGLKKAKFTLSTSDRKDETASLVQVIAPDNHYLESWNDFEAVTGKFSFSQPTISPLFDTRQAGESFLAWAGNSTSYFDYVKGRWTADQSGDVQGFWDKTLQDGVIEKEISSEAVVFSGDVSAAAAAVTTTGSAIELAVYENYAVGNGTQANNPWLQEMPDPITKAVWDNYLTISPAMAEELGLVLGDMKTQLVTLTVGNQSLKLPALVQPGQAKGTVGVAIGFGRTKGGKVANGVGVNAYPLISYKSGTQDLNITSGVKVEMSGEEYRIAQTQTHQTYMGRENVIQESILSKYQKDAGAGRYNPMISTYSGKEKPGAISLWSGHEYPNHHWGMTIDLNSCTGCGSCTVSCQAENNVPVVGKEEVLNRREMTWLRIDRYYSFDQEIVDGTDGAMAKNAQMEVAAENPEVTFQPMMCQQCNNAPCETVCPVAATNHSTEGLNQMAYNRCIGTRYCANNCPYKVRRFNWFKYHDNDQFPDNTSMNNDLGKMVLNPDVTVRSRGVMEKCSFCVQRIQAGKLSAKMEGRRPVDGEITSACAASCPTEALVFGDMKDPNSKISKLLKLEEGENGPEVKEPRAYHVLEELSVKPNVWYFTKIRNKENEKQG, from the coding sequence ATGAAAGAAACCAAAAAGCAATACTGGAAAGGATTAGAGGAATTGACCAAAAATCCAGAATTCGAGAAAAATGCTGAAAAAGAATTTCCTGAGTATTTGCCGATTAATGGTGAATCTGAAGGAAATGGTGCAAGTAGAAGGGACTTTTTGAAGTTGATGGGCTTTGGTGTTGCTGCGGCATCACTGGCGGCTTGTGAGACTCCTGTCAGAAAGGCTATCCCTTACTTGAATAAGCCAACGGATGTGGATCCGGGTATTCCTAACTACTACGCATCGACCTATGTCAATGGTAGCGATTATTGTAGTGTAGTGGTGAAGACAAGAGAGGGGAGACCAATCAAGATAGGTGGCAATAAGCTCTCAAGTATCAGTGCAGGTGGGACTTCATCACAAGTGGAGGCTTCTGTACTTTCTCTATATGATAAAGAAAGGTTGACAGGGCCAGAGTTGAATGGAAAAGCTACGACTTGGGCTGATTTAGACAAGGAAGTGGTAGCCAAGCTTTCTGCGGCGGGCAAAATTGCTTTGGTGAGTAACTCAGTGTTTTCTCCATCCACGTTAGCAGCTATCGACGAACTCAAAGCAAAGTATGCAGGTGTTGAGCATTTTCAATACGATCAAGTTTCTTTCAGTGGTATGCTAGCTGCCAACGAGCAGTCTTTTGGCAAGCGAGTGGTTCCTTCATATGATTTCAGTCAAGCCGATACGATCGTGTCATTTGATGCGGATTTCTTGGGCAACTGGATGAATCACACTTTGCATAGCAAGCAATTTGCACAAACAAGAAAATTGTCAGATAAGAAAAAGACCATGTCTAGATTGTATTCATTTGAGTCCAATCTCTCATTGACAGGGTCAAACGCTGATTATCGTGTAGCGATCAAACCTTCTCAGCAGGCAGCGTACATTGCCAACTTGTACAACCTGTTGGCGGCTAAAGCAGGAGCCTCATCGATTACAGCTCCTAAAGTAGCAGACTCCGCAGTACTGGGCAGGGCAGCAAAGGATCTTTGGGCAAGCAAAGGGAAGTCATTGATCGTGTCTGGATCAAATGATGCCAATGTGCAAATGATTGTCAATGGAATCAATAGCCTATTGGGGTGCTATGGCACTACGATAGATTTATCTTCTGTTGTCAATACAAGAAAAGGAAACGATAAAGAAATTGTAAACTTCATCAAGAGTCTCAATGCAGGGAACTACGATGGAGTTTTGTTTTATAACTGTAACCCAGTTTATGATCATGCTCTTGGGGCCCAATTGGCAGAGGGGTTGAAGAAAGCGAAATTTACGCTTTCTACTTCCGATCGTAAGGATGAGACAGCTTCTTTGGTGCAGGTGATTGCTCCTGATAACCACTATTTGGAGTCATGGAATGATTTTGAGGCAGTAACGGGCAAGTTTAGCTTTTCACAACCTACCATTTCACCGTTGTTTGATACAAGACAAGCGGGAGAATCTTTCTTGGCGTGGGCAGGAAATAGCACCTCTTACTTTGACTATGTGAAAGGAAGATGGACGGCTGATCAATCTGGTGATGTGCAAGGATTCTGGGATAAGACGCTCCAAGATGGAGTGATCGAAAAAGAAATATCAAGTGAGGCTGTGGTCTTCAGTGGGGATGTGAGTGCTGCAGCTGCTGCGGTTACTACTACTGGTTCTGCGATTGAACTCGCGGTATATGAAAACTATGCAGTGGGTAATGGTACTCAGGCGAACAACCCGTGGTTGCAAGAGATGCCTGATCCGATTACTAAAGCGGTTTGGGACAATTACCTGACTATTTCTCCTGCTATGGCTGAGGAATTGGGTCTTGTTCTAGGAGATATGAAGACTCAGTTGGTTACTTTGACTGTAGGAAATCAGTCACTCAAGTTGCCTGCATTGGTGCAGCCAGGGCAGGCCAAAGGGACTGTTGGAGTGGCAATCGGATTTGGTAGAACCAAGGGTGGAAAAGTAGCCAACGGTGTAGGAGTTAACGCCTACCCATTGATTAGCTACAAGTCAGGAACGCAAGATTTGAATATTACCTCTGGTGTCAAAGTGGAAATGAGCGGTGAAGAATATCGTATAGCTCAAACACAAACTCATCAGACATATATGGGGAGAGAGAATGTGATTCAAGAATCTATTCTTTCCAAGTACCAAAAGGATGCAGGAGCAGGCCGGTACAACCCAATGATTTCAACCTATTCAGGTAAGGAAAAGCCAGGAGCAATTTCTTTATGGTCTGGACATGAGTATCCAAACCATCACTGGGGGATGACCATTGATTTGAACTCATGTACGGGTTGTGGATCATGTACAGTGTCATGTCAAGCAGAAAACAACGTTCCTGTAGTGGGTAAAGAAGAGGTGCTCAACCGTAGAGAAATGACATGGTTGAGAATCGATAGGTACTATAGCTTCGATCAGGAGATTGTGGACGGTACTGATGGCGCAATGGCTAAGAATGCTCAGATGGAAGTAGCTGCTGAAAATCCAGAAGTGACTTTCCAACCGATGATGTGTCAGCAGTGTAACAATGCTCCATGTGAGACGGTTTGTCCCGTAGCAGCAACCAACCATTCTACGGAGGGGCTCAACCAAATGGCCTACAACAGATGTATAGGTACGAGATATTGTGCAAACAACTGTCCATATAAAGTAAGAAGGTTCAATTGGTTCAAATATCATGACAATGATCAGTTCCCGGACAACACTTCAATGAACAATGATTTGGGTAAAATGGTATTGAACCCAGACGTGACGGTGAGATCAAGAGGTGTCATGGAGAAGTGTTCTTTCTGTGTTCAGAGAATTCAGGCAGGTAAGCTAAGTGCAAAAATGGAAGGAAGAAGACCAGTGGATGGTGAGATTACTTCTGCATGTGCGGCTTCTTGTCCTACCGAGGCGCTTGTCTTCGGTGATATGAAGGATCCTAATTCTAAAATCTCTAAGTTGTTGAAACTAGAGGAAGGTGAGAATGGACCAGAAGTGAAAGAGCCTAGAGCTTACCATGTATTGGAAGAGCTCTCTGTGAAACCAAACGTTTGGTACTTCACGAAGATTAGAAACAAGGAAAACGAAAAGCAAGGTTAA
- a CDS encoding aspartate kinase → MKKISDIVEEGIRKMPFVEEAMNAGLINYSSLARMLQPFVSKGLMKEATEASILMALKRRSTMGMNSLNLNPKNFRAHIGDIFVRSGLSTYTYVNSSTLTENQTRLLHEIQNVPDTYCSFTQGMYERTLIISDNISERVEQIFKKEQYLTGNRDLSSATVMLKASNVRAYGLYYYIFKMIAWYGINIIEVISTSNEFSIVVESKNINEAFSVLMKIKTDDSEI, encoded by the coding sequence ATGAAAAAAATATCTGATATTGTTGAAGAAGGTATCCGTAAAATGCCGTTTGTAGAGGAAGCCATGAATGCGGGGTTGATCAATTACTCGTCTTTAGCGCGAATGTTGCAGCCTTTCGTCTCCAAAGGTCTGATGAAAGAAGCGACAGAGGCATCTATACTTATGGCGCTCAAGAGGCGCTCTACGATGGGAATGAATTCGCTCAATCTGAACCCCAAGAATTTTAGAGCACATATCGGAGATATATTTGTTCGGTCTGGTTTGTCCACCTATACGTATGTGAATTCGTCTACCTTGACGGAAAATCAGACGAGATTGCTACACGAAATACAAAATGTGCCGGATACCTATTGTTCGTTTACACAGGGAATGTATGAGCGTACACTCATTATCAGTGACAATATATCGGAGCGGGTGGAGCAGATATTCAAAAAGGAGCAATATCTGACAGGCAATCGTGACTTGAGCTCAGCGACAGTTATGCTCAAGGCTTCCAATGTTCGAGCTTATGGGTTGTACTATTATATATTCAAAATGATCGCTTGGTATGGGATCAATATCATTGAGGTGATTTCTACATCAAACGAATTTTCAATCGTGGTGGAATCCAAAAATATAAATGAAGCATTTTCGGTTTTGATGAAGATCAAAACCGACGATAGTGAGATTTAG
- a CDS encoding quinol:cytochrome C oxidoreductase, with protein sequence MSDEKYIFSAGAKKNLFITLAVGIVLAVLGVVLMNSVGHHDSHGAEHAVETAATHAGDHATHGEHATEAGGEHHAEYSWVHRLKANLWINNLYFTGLAIIGVFFICIQYVAQAGWSVGVKRIPMAMASYLPIAAVLMIVVWLTSNHELFHWTHASLYDVNSADFDEVIYNKKGYLNFGFYMARMVIFFGVWYVLFIQIRKHMLAEDIEGGTTRWKKLVGLSAIFIVFFGYSSSIAAWDWVMSIDPHWFSTMFGWYVFASWWVSGLAFITFVAVLLKDKGYLSVVNANHLHDLGKFVWGFSIFWTYIWFSQFLLIYYANIPEETIYFVERLKSDFYSKIFFMNLIVNFVLPFLLLMTRDSKRHARILKVVCPIVLVGHWFDFYLMITPGVLKENGDFGFLEVGLMLIYASTFVYVVLHSLAKHPLVAKNHPMYNEALNHHI encoded by the coding sequence ATGAGCGACGAGAAATATATATTTTCAGCGGGAGCTAAGAAGAACCTTTTTATTACGCTGGCAGTAGGGATAGTCTTGGCTGTTTTAGGAGTTGTATTGATGAACTCTGTAGGACACCATGATAGTCACGGTGCGGAGCATGCGGTAGAGACTGCAGCCACACACGCTGGTGATCATGCAACACATGGCGAGCATGCTACCGAAGCAGGTGGTGAGCATCATGCAGAATATAGTTGGGTGCACAGATTGAAGGCGAATCTTTGGATCAATAACCTGTACTTTACAGGATTGGCGATCATTGGTGTGTTTTTCATTTGTATACAGTATGTGGCGCAAGCAGGTTGGTCTGTGGGTGTCAAAAGAATTCCTATGGCAATGGCCAGTTACTTGCCGATTGCTGCAGTGTTGATGATTGTGGTATGGTTGACATCTAACCACGAACTGTTTCACTGGACGCATGCTTCACTTTATGATGTGAACAGTGCTGATTTTGATGAAGTGATTTACAATAAGAAAGGCTATTTGAACTTCGGTTTTTATATGGCGAGAATGGTTATTTTCTTTGGTGTATGGTATGTGCTTTTCATCCAAATCAGAAAACATATGTTGGCCGAAGATATTGAAGGTGGTACGACTCGATGGAAGAAATTGGTAGGGTTGTCTGCTATATTTATTGTATTCTTTGGTTACTCTTCTTCTATCGCGGCTTGGGATTGGGTGATGTCCATAGATCCTCACTGGTTTTCTACCATGTTTGGTTGGTATGTGTTTGCCAGTTGGTGGGTTTCAGGTTTGGCATTCATCACTTTTGTGGCAGTGTTGCTCAAAGACAAGGGGTACTTGTCAGTCGTCAATGCAAATCATTTGCATGACCTAGGTAAGTTTGTATGGGGCTTCAGTATTTTTTGGACGTACATTTGGTTCTCTCAGTTCCTTTTGATTTACTATGCCAATATTCCAGAAGAGACCATTTATTTTGTAGAGCGATTGAAAAGCGATTTCTACTCTAAGATATTCTTCATGAATTTGATTGTAAACTTTGTTTTACCATTCTTGTTGTTGATGACACGTGATTCCAAGAGGCATGCACGAATTTTGAAGGTGGTTTGCCCAATTGTTTTGGTGGGGCATTGGTTTGATTTCTATTTGATGATCACTCCAGGTGTGTTGAAGGAAAACGGAGATTTTGGATTCCTAGAAGTGGGCTTGATGTTGATTTATGCTTCTACATTCGTCTATGTCGTGTTACACTCATTGGCCAAACATCCTTTGGTTGCAAAGAATCACCCGATGTACAATGAGGCATTGAATCATCATATTTAA
- a CDS encoding cytochrome c oxidase subunit II, which yields MLNFVILVSVILIGAILVTIFRAHTLVQVVRGSKDGASLGKSNKINAALFLVFLVAGIVLFFGYSYTQFDRYTVPVASEHGAVTFKLFWITTAITTAAFILTHIVLFWFAYRYQHKPGNVANFYPHNDKLELIWTIVPAIVLALLIFSGFKAWVKITDQAPENAEVIEVFGYQYAWSSRYPGPDGKLGPSDYKLIDTDNKLGVDFSNQYSKDDFLPREIHIPKGKPVLFKIRARDVIHSVYVPHFRLQMNAVPGMPTQFWFVPTKSTADMAAETGNPDFTYELVCNKICGKGHFAMRATIVVDEPAEYEKWKASQKSWLSKNPEYLSRIETVSPIETAVAKEEIEEAQASL from the coding sequence ATGCTGAATTTTGTAATCTTAGTATCGGTAATTCTAATTGGAGCCATATTGGTGACCATATTTAGAGCCCATACACTGGTACAAGTAGTAAGGGGAAGTAAAGACGGAGCGTCTTTAGGAAAGAGTAATAAGATCAATGCTGCATTGTTTCTTGTTTTCTTGGTTGCAGGTATAGTTTTGTTTTTCGGCTACTCGTATACGCAGTTTGATCGCTACACTGTACCAGTAGCTTCTGAGCACGGTGCGGTGACCTTCAAGTTGTTTTGGATCACTACGGCGATCACTACAGCGGCATTTATACTTACTCACATCGTTTTGTTTTGGTTTGCATATCGATACCAGCATAAACCAGGCAACGTGGCTAATTTTTACCCTCACAATGACAAGTTAGAGTTGATATGGACGATCGTTCCTGCCATTGTTTTGGCATTGTTGATTTTTTCAGGTTTCAAGGCTTGGGTGAAAATAACGGATCAAGCACCTGAAAATGCAGAGGTAATTGAGGTGTTTGGGTACCAATATGCATGGTCCTCTCGCTATCCTGGTCCTGACGGTAAATTGGGGCCGAGCGACTATAAATTGATTGATACAGACAACAAGTTAGGGGTGGACTTTAGCAATCAGTATTCCAAAGATGATTTCTTGCCTCGAGAGATTCATATTCCTAAAGGAAAGCCAGTTCTGTTCAAAATTAGAGCAAGAGATGTGATTCACAGTGTTTATGTGCCGCACTTTAGATTACAGATGAATGCGGTACCAGGTATGCCTACACAATTTTGGTTTGTACCGACTAAGTCTACAGCTGATATGGCTGCTGAGACTGGGAACCCAGATTTTACATATGAGCTTGTATGTAACAAGATTTGTGGAAAAGGGCATTTTGCGATGAGAGCTACGATCGTAGTGGATGAACCTGCAGAGTACGAGAAGTGGAAGGCTTCGCAGAAGTCATGGTTGTCTAAGAATCCTGAATATTTATCGAGAATAGAGACTGTAAGTCCAATCGAGACTGCAGTGGCAAAAGAAGAGATTGAGGAAGCGCAAGCTTCACTATAA
- a CDS encoding DUF3341 domain-containing protein, which produces MSGNKNFVLGVYDDEDLLLKAIKDVRQSGVKIYEVFSPFPVHGIDDVLGYKGSRLSIAAFIFGLLGTTLALTMQIGMMTFDWPMIIGGKDFFPFPTFIPVTFELTVLLGAFGMCGTFFVVSNLKPWAKPRIFDLRITDDKHIVAIDLDKNSMSEDEIKKALEASGAQEVNNKSFE; this is translated from the coding sequence ATGAGCGGAAATAAGAATTTTGTACTTGGTGTATATGATGACGAAGACTTGTTGCTGAAGGCAATCAAGGATGTACGTCAAAGCGGAGTTAAGATTTACGAAGTGTTTTCTCCATTTCCTGTTCATGGAATAGACGATGTGTTGGGATACAAGGGGTCAAGGTTGTCTATCGCAGCTTTCATTTTTGGATTGCTAGGTACCACATTGGCTTTGACCATGCAGATTGGTATGATGACTTTTGATTGGCCGATGATTATTGGGGGTAAAGATTTCTTTCCGTTTCCAACTTTCATTCCTGTGACCTTTGAGTTGACCGTATTGTTGGGAGCATTTGGGATGTGTGGTACTTTCTTCGTAGTGAGTAACCTCAAGCCTTGGGCAAAGCCAAGAATATTTGATTTGAGAATAACAGATGATAAGCACATTGTGGCAATTGATCTGGATAAAAACTCAATGAGTGAAGACGAAATCAAAAAGGCGCTGGAGGCATCAGGGGCCCAAGAGGTCAATAACAAAAGTTTTGAATAA
- a CDS encoding c-type cytochrome has protein sequence MAQEAGGDIPSDEAVISSGEKLFKANCTVCHAVNEKVVGPALKDVHKRRDVAWITAFVQNSQKVIKGGDEYAVKLYEEYNKTEMTSFDFSDDEILSIVAYLKAESNKAPEAAAVATTDAGGASAAVEEPSGLVNVLMIAIMIILVLILVVLAMIISLLKKYLAQKDGLAEEDQEIVSQTFDVGALVKSNAFLGLVAFIFTAIVLKAVIDGLFTIGVQQGYEPTQPIAFSHKIHAGDNQIDCNYCHTGVRKSKNANIPSPNICMNCHSAIKTESPEIQKIYAAVENNQPIEWVRIHNLPDLAYFNHSQHVAVGEIECQTCHGPIEEMDVVYQYAPLTMGWCINCHRETDINAKGNEYYDNLVELHAEHSKEPMKVEDNGGLECAKCHY, from the coding sequence GTGGCGCAAGAAGCCGGTGGTGATATACCGAGCGATGAGGCAGTAATATCTAGCGGAGAAAAATTGTTCAAGGCCAATTGTACGGTATGTCATGCGGTCAATGAAAAAGTAGTTGGTCCTGCACTCAAGGACGTGCACAAGCGGAGAGATGTTGCGTGGATTACGGCGTTTGTCCAAAATTCTCAGAAAGTAATCAAGGGAGGAGATGAATATGCAGTGAAGTTGTACGAGGAGTACAATAAAACTGAAATGACATCTTTTGATTTTTCTGATGACGAGATACTGTCGATAGTGGCTTATCTCAAAGCAGAATCAAACAAAGCACCTGAGGCAGCAGCAGTCGCTACGACTGATGCTGGAGGAGCGTCTGCTGCTGTAGAGGAGCCTTCTGGTTTGGTCAATGTACTGATGATTGCTATTATGATCATCTTGGTATTGATCCTTGTGGTGCTGGCGATGATCATCTCTTTGTTGAAGAAGTATTTGGCACAGAAGGATGGTCTAGCTGAAGAAGATCAAGAAATTGTAAGTCAAACATTCGATGTAGGCGCATTGGTCAAGAGCAATGCTTTCTTAGGATTGGTTGCATTCATATTTACTGCGATCGTACTGAAGGCAGTCATCGATGGTTTGTTTACTATCGGTGTGCAGCAAGGTTATGAACCTACTCAGCCTATTGCATTCTCTCACAAAATCCATGCAGGAGACAATCAAATCGATTGTAACTACTGTCACACGGGGGTGAGAAAGAGTAAAAATGCTAATATCCCTTCACCTAACATCTGTATGAATTGTCACTCAGCCATCAAGACGGAATCTCCAGAGATCCAGAAGATATATGCTGCTGTGGAAAATAATCAACCAATTGAATGGGTGAGAATTCACAATTTGCCGGATTTGGCATATTTCAATCACTCCCAACACGTCGCTGTAGGCGAAATAGAGTGTCAAACATGTCATGGGCCTATCGAGGAGATGGACGTGGTGTATCAATATGCTCCTTTGACTATGGGATGGTGTATCAACTGTCATAGAGAGACTGATATCAATGCCAAAGGCAATGAATACTATGACAACCTAGTCGAATTGCATGCTGAGCATAGCAAAGAACCAATGAAGGTTGAAGACAATGGCGGACTTGAGTGCGCTAAGTGTCACTATTAA